A window of the Garciella nitratireducens DSM 15102 genome harbors these coding sequences:
- a CDS encoding sugar transferase, with protein sequence MSRESDIKESVLNIKKFYIKQEQDSRIAYNVVKRLIDIFLSLLGVVIGVPFIIIFGILIKLESSGPIIYTQERVGKDGKVFNIYKLRSMRKDAEKNGAQWAKKDDPRVTRVGKFIRLTRIDEIPQLFNILKGDMSIVGPRPERPNFTLEFNKEIPGFINRTTVKPGLTGWAQVNGGYDMSPREKLQYDLEYIRNQSLWLDIKIIFKTFKVVLTGEGAR encoded by the coding sequence ATGTCTAGAGAATCTGATATAAAAGAGAGCGTTTTAAATATAAAAAAATTCTATATTAAGCAAGAACAAGATAGTAGGATAGCATATAACGTGGTAAAAAGATTAATAGATATTTTCTTATCTTTATTAGGAGTAGTGATTGGAGTTCCATTTATAATTATTTTTGGAATTTTAATTAAATTAGAATCTAGTGGTCCTATAATATATACTCAAGAGAGAGTCGGAAAAGATGGAAAAGTTTTTAATATATATAAATTAAGATCTATGAGAAAAGATGCTGAAAAAAATGGAGCACAATGGGCCAAAAAAGATGATCCTAGAGTAACTAGAGTTGGAAAATTTATCAGATTGACACGGATTGATGAAATTCCACAATTATTTAATATTTTGAAAGGGGATATGAGTATTGTTGGACCTAGACCAGAAAGGCCTAATTTTACCCTAGAATTTAATAAAGAAATACCTGGTTTTATTAATAGAACAACAGTAAAGCCTGGATTAACAGGTTGGGCTCAGGTAAATGGTGGATATGATATGTCTCCTAGAGAAAAATTGCAATATGATTTAGAATATATTAGAAACCAAAGTTTATGGTTAGATATTAAAATCATTTTTAAAACTTTTAAAGTTGTTTTGACTGGAGAAGGAGCAAGATAA